The sequence below is a genomic window from Harmonia axyridis chromosome 1, icHarAxyr1.1, whole genome shotgun sequence.
GAATGTGTGAATtccattcaatttttatattttatgtgaaaattttctcaattagttcaagaaaaattatcattttcaattattgttAACAAttgtttccataattttttttcattctgtgGAAAATTCATTCTGCTATAAAACGAAATCGTgagggaatatctcagtttcaaacaaattttatttGGTTATACATATTTcgttattatatgttggtactccagTCACGGATTTTCAAATGTCTGACACTGAAAACAGTCCtgccaataaatatttttcatcaaatacatttctgaactatatttctgaaaatattccattcattACAATAAAAACTTGATGAattatagaatagttatttataatataagtagagaaggcattgatattctaccacgagttcaaaattccaaaatgtGCCACGAAATGgcgaatttttgaatgaacgagtggtataGAATGAGGCTCTGTAcaaatattatacattatttcctttaattcactgaatttttatccaAATCACTGAGATATTTCCATAATTATCGTTTAATCGTTGGTacaacagttttctgtatcacaaatttgacagataatagacaAATCCGTGGCAGGAGGGTTCCGAGtactaaaatataataataaaatataggcatgaaatctgtgtgaagtTCCTATATTCTcgaacgattttgttctacaagatgtggcacaatgaacggattagccacagaattagagaatagttatttataatacaagtgcagaaggcattgatattcttccacgagttcaaaattcaaaaacgagccacgaagtggcgagtttttgaatgaacgagtggtagaatgagccttctgtacgagtattatacattattttctctaattcattgcattttcattgaaattaatgaaatatttccataaatataatttagtgatttttgcattgaaaaatgttggttggcagaactgatttctttaaggcaaattgatgaattgacagataaagccgtggcggaaagttcggagtaccaacatagaataataaaatataaccatgaaaactgtgcgtttctgatatattctcgcacgattttgttctacaagatgtggaagaatgaacggaataaccacagaattagagaaaataatatattatactcgtacagaaggcacATTCTATCACTAGTCCATTCAATAACTCGTcacttcatttttgaatttcgaaCTCGTGGAAGGAAAACAATGCCTTCTACACTTGTTTTATAAATTACTGTTCTGCCAATGCTTCGTGATCTACTAGTAGCTTTTTAGTCTCATTCTATGTTTCTAGGTAGAATACTCTGGAAAAAGATGTCAAATAACGAAATGCTGATACAAAAACCATTTAGAAGGAAACACAGATTGAGCAGCCTTGAAATTATAGAAGAGGAAATGGAATCAGAAACTTATTCAGAAAGTTCTATAACAAAGGACTCTACGATCGAAGCTAGCAGTAGAAAAATTTGGAGTAATTTCACACCTTTCCAAAGCTCTTGGAATAAAAGGTAAGTCGTATTAAATCCATTCCAAACCAATTACTTTTACATGAGCGGAACTCGGACGAAATTCACTTGCTTCAAGTGAAATTTCGCACTAATCAAAACATCGTAATTCAGCGCGAAAAACCGCACGAGTGCGAGAGACTAAAAGCGAGCCGCCTCTAGTTCAAGTTTTTGTATGaacagttagtaccaaccttcaaacgatacgtgtcaagatttgacagtagtccgagatattgcgttttgagtgtagctacttttgttatttgaaaaaagatgaaaaaaaaagaatttcgtgtgctgataaaatattgctttttgaagggaaaaatacagttgaagcaaaatcttgtcctgatgaagagtttccggggtctacaccaggaaaatcaaccaacaTTGATTGGTacgctaagtttaaacgtggtgaaatgagcaccgaagacggcgaacgcagaagacgcccaaaagaggctgtcaccgtcgaaaaaatcgaaaaagttcacaaaataattttgaattaacgtaaagtgaagttgatcgagataccagacattgtgaagacatcatatgaacgtgtacatcatatcattcacgtatatttgtacatgagaaggctgtgtgcaaaatgggtgccgcgcgagctcacaatcaatcaaaagcaacaacgtgttaatgattctaagcagtgtttgaagctgattaagtgcaataaacctgaatatttgcgtcgatatgtgacaatggatgaaacatagccCCAACAtttttcactccggagtccaatcgacagtcatcaGAGTGGagtgcacacgatgaaccaaatccagaccgaggaaaaacacaacagtcggcTGGCAAGTTTATGTCATCAGTAGTCTGGGATGCGTAAGGTATAATATCCATTGATTACATCCAAAAGggacagaccatcaacagcgactattatatagcgttattggaacgtttaaagaatgaaatcgttaaaaaaaacggccacatttgaagaaaaaggtgctgtttcatcaagacaatgcgccgtgtcacaaatcaatcaatttttcctgttctcagacctcaaaacgctggaaagaaatttagcgccaatgaagaaatattaataataataataacgggGTAGCAGTAAGTGAATCCCTAGCAAtccacctatcaggagagttgaatcgactcctgcccaccgcagattccaggagctccctgacccgagAAGCTGGCACCTGTCGAAGAGTCCcagtccagggtaacggacgaagccgtgtggaaagcagctcaagaattctcccaccgtagctctgcggatcgtaaagaGCGaccaaaggccgtctcccccacgacacggaggaacccatgaataatgatgaatttgagaaataggaatatagagccgctgcctgaggttcgtcagggcgtgtctggagccggcactggacatgacagtatgcgggacgtcggtgacagagtgctaaggagacgggcgtctgtcgaataaaatgctacgcctccacaatctcaacattctaggagaagaataacacgagtttctccgaccgctgaaggtgctgcgcaggatccccaaccagcactcacccaagcaggtctaccaagaagacgcatgaaatggacaagttcgatgaatgaaacgatcatgcgcatatattatgaagtgactaatatggaagaggataaaataggctaccggcaaaaattatttgcagaattccacagaaactacccgaactccaagtttctgagcaaagagtagccgaccaataccgggtcatattgagaaataaacttgtacccgatgagagacttaacaccataaaaaatgaagtccaactgaagCTACAGAATaagaacctcactaacaacgaaacgacaattaaagaaaactacgattgtactgaaaaccaacacaacatcaatgcacaaatgaactctgaggaacaaaacaacgcagatgtgttagcaataagtgatgctcaacgacagaatatatatgctgcacccgtcgaaaatccagaagaagaccaaagagaactactggagcgattatctgccacaatgaatagatgcgttatagattttgagggcacagatccattgagacgaccgattctgccaagattgaggacatccaagaaattatctcatcttctggtcatgaccaacaaggagattaaacccaagtatctttctgactaccatgatcttgAATCAtcacacctcatcatatactgtgcagcattttcaatagcaacagtgctaggtgtgaagccaaaacctaaaagtcagcaaccagccagagaaaaacaacaaaataaaccacactggcaaaaaaggctagaagacaaagttcatagcatccgccaagatattgggaggctcacccaatttgcaaaaggttcgccgtctagaaaattacgaaaaatggtgaatataataatggatcgtcaccggcaacatacaacgtatgatccaaacaatgaaaatgctcaacaaaaactaagtgtgtactccgaaagactctatagaagaattccatgaaatattgaaaaacacacacaattggaaaacACCCCGTCCAGATGGAAtacacaacttttggttgaaaaaattttggtgtatacacggcaggctagttgaaaccataaatggtgttataaataatccaacggaaatgcccaaatttttaacaacagggaccacttacctcttaccgaaggatctgcaacacacagcggatccatcaaaatacagaccaattacatgtctaccaacaatatataaaatcatcacatcatgtatagcatctcgtatctacaaacttTGCGAGACCAATAATACAAttacagcacagcagaaaggatgttccaagaatgcactaggatcgaaggaactgctgataatagattccatcatatgcaaccaagccttcaataaacacagaaatctttttatgacatattttgattataagatGGCGTtggactctattccacatgggtggctgacagcTTCCTCAGTCTCGTCAGCAAGAGTTGCGTCAGCTGGGAATTTAGCATTACCGGATAAATAGAAGGAGATTGACAGGGAAACACATCAAGCAGAGAGTGCTTCTTTCTGATGTCCATACCGGACGTATACTGGTTTCAgtaaaatatcaatataattttaaattttttggataATATAAATAATGTTAAAGCTGCCCAATCTGTActtctttctgaatatttcgCTGAAACTCATGGCATGAGAGTGAAAATATCGACATTACGATATATCAATATATTTCTATCGTTATGTATATCGtaatatcgatagttttctgtccCTTTCCCATCCCTAAAACCGTAAGCAAGGGCCCACACACTCAGGGGCTAGAAAACGTGAACACAGCTTAAGACATTCACAATGTGCATTATATCGCTGTAGCGAATATTTAATAGTGCATGagcattttgaatattattcaatgaatccATTCTTCAATTCGGGAATTTCATTATACATATAAATACTTCTCATTCGTTACATACATTTGGAGGAAATATTTTGGTAAAACTATTACTTGTAGTTAAATTTCTTTTAAATAAAGAACTAAAAAATACACAATAATTATATGTTTTTCAATCTTAGGATCTCCAAAGCAACATCTGAAGGAAATATAAGACGACAATTCCAGTTACTTGAGAACGATTACATAGAACTTTCTGAATCATTGAGATTAgaacaattagaaaaaaaagtaagtttcttttaaaatattgtatatattttttattgtctaTTGTCTGTTCATAAATTGAAGCAACCTGGCAAATATGCTGCTGGATGACAGTATTAAAGAAACCAAGAACTAATGGTTTTAAAGAATAATACTATATGTTAAAAAAGGATTCTAAAATTTAACTCTGTTCCAATTTAAACATTGAGATTAAAAAGATTTTCACTATAATGAAAGTATAAAATAGCAATCAGCCATGTTATCTCACCACCCTTCAGAGCGAATTACGAAATTtttaaatgataataaaatagaataattCTATGTATATAATAACCCATAccatattttgttgattttcttcctAGAACAcgaaatacgctctattagtgtgacgtcacacaccgccatttttggttctcctgtcagtgttcggaatccaaacaaataaattgtcattcaaattagtaaggTGTCGTTGAAGggattggcttattttcataaataagagtatttgaggaaccatttcagtattaattgatagacagaatgAACGAGGTTAacaccagtaagtttgaatcctgtatcattcccaagattttgtataaagccgtgtttattagttgaacttcaagttcgaacttactggcattattCTCGTGCCTTCTATCtgtcaattaatagtaaaatcgttacttgaataatcttatttatcaaaataagccaatttcttcaacgacaacgtactaatttgaatgacaatttgtttgtttggattccgaacactgacaggagaactaaaatggcgctgtctgacgtcatcactaatagatcGTATAAAAGGTATGGGAAGGTTTACTTAAATTTAACGTCATAAGCAGACGCCATCTGACGGTATCGTCTAACCTATTGTGAAGTTTGCTgttcaaattaaatatatagGTTATATCTTACAACCGACCAGATTACGGCTGGAAAGcctggaatttttcatttatgtcGATGATGATTGGTCACGACTACTGACCACTACACTTCATATTAGTACATATAACCTTTCCAATGGGCTATGCGTATGATTTATTTGTTGTTAAATGTAACCCCAGCAGTTGATGGGACCAGAGTGCTGAAACTACTCTATTCACAAGATTTATAGAttatttttctatgatttttttcagaCCATCCTTATCAAAGTAGAAAAGTTTGAGAAAGAATGTCAGGATTCGAAGAAACAAGTTGAAGAATACAATCAAAAGCTTATACTTGAACGCGTAAGTAAATAATTCATTAGGATACAAGTGAATATTTAAAGCAACGAGAAAGATGTGGAGCGGAATGTGCTTAATGTTGCAAGTGCTTTAAAACCACTTATACaagtgtttcacgtaagcggctCACtagattttgtggcttatcctttgagGAATATTCAAAAGTGGCCCATCACAATTATAGTATTTTTCAGGGTTATAAAAATATGTTGTCGGACAAACTATAGAaccaaggcatggaaagttattgaggaaaaaccatttttccagaaaatttttttttagcaaaTTTCACTTGTCTCCAAAATAAGAAGGTCTAGGGATAATTTTTcaccaattgtttcttcatttgaacttccggttttccagaaaacagaaaatttttccttACAAAATGTACTTCATAATATCTAATCGATTATAAAtccgaatatgtaaataatttatttcaagcaattccattcaaaatcaacctgagAAAATTCAcatttaatattcggaaaatatatctaTGTTGTCTGTGGttcaataaatattcgattgtcaaattttgaagttttcattctcgattataataGAAGCGAAAATATTAAgcctgaattttcattcaaagatCTCAATATGTTTACTCTTCAAGAAAGAAGTGTTATTTTGGAAATAGTTCTTCAAGAGTAAACATATTGAGAGCTTCGAATGAAAATTCATGCTTAATATTTTAGCTTTCattataatcgagaatgaaaacttaTATTTATTGAACCACAGGCAACATGGATAcattttccgaatattaaatgttaatttgctcaggttgattttgaatggaattgcttgaaataaatataaaactaccactatatttacatattcggaTTCGGAATCTATTgggcattcagaaaatatgaaaaatattatgaagtatattttgtaaaaaaaaatttctgttttctagaaaaccggaagttcaaatgaagaaacaattgatGAGAAATTGTACCTAgacttctcattttgaaaaccagtcaaatttgctaaaaagaatttttggaaaaatggtttttcttcaataacttaCCATGCCTTgattcgatagtttttccgataacatatttggatagccagTGAAAAATAATGTCGTAGTGAtaggtcacttttcaatatcgctcaaaggataagccacaaaatccagtgacccgatTACGTGAAACACCCCGTACCAAactgtattttttattatatccgCATCATAACTTCAATACCAATGCTAGAAATCAATGTTATCAGAATGATGTTCCTTCGAATTGTTGTTAACAAGCTTATTTGCGTTACATACGATCGAGAATTTCGAAATGGTTGTGAATCAAGGGAAACTCTTATCCGTAATTCAAAAGTAAGGATGCTAAATTAAAACTAGAAATAAAGATCCATACATTCCTATAATGAGTGAAATGCTATGAATATGGGAGAAGCATACTTCAACTAAAAAGTTGGACTTGTTTCTGTTGCCTATCAAGCAACCTTCAAAACACTGCAGCAAGTTTTAATTTTTGAGATTTCGCACGCGTTCTAGTTCATACAATATCGATTATGATGCATGTATGATAAAAAATTTCTAATATCAGTATATGAAACAAATACTATTATCCTTCCATAGTTTTGATTCCATCAGCGATTTATACTAGACAATATATTTGATGTGCTGGCGAGTTTAAGAacctattatttttattaagtTGATAATAGACTGAATATCAGATTTTGCATTGATATTCGAATTACGGAGATGAAAGTGAAATCATAAACTCTTATTTTTATTAATGGAATCGCTCGATAAAATTATCGAAAAGCCTAAGATTTTCAATTTacgttttgaaatgaaaattttcctttgTTTATAtgcattccaaaacgtaaatgTGATAATTAAAGAGAATTTCAAAGATTTGTTATGTCATAGAAATTCTCAGAAACTTGGAgctaattgtttgaaattaataatttattaaatATTAAACAGATATTACTCCTTTCAGAAAAATGCAGAACAAATAAAAACGGATTATGAAGTCATGTTCAGAGTTCAAAATGAAGCATTCAAAAGGAGAGAAAAAGAATTATTGGAGCAAATTGATATGTGGAAAACGAATATCAATTCTGATGGGTCAAAATTTACAGAGAATGATtcgcaaatttcaataataaacacattcgaatttgaggaaatgtCGGAAAAATTAGAATCTTTCGAAAGACAAAATGAATTCTTACAAAATAGTAAAGATGGACTTGAACTACAGAACAGAGTTCTATATAGTATACTGGGAAACGTTTTAAAGTCCTTCACTTCATTACAATTGCAGTACAAATCAAGTaaattgaaaatagaaaaacttCAGGGTATATCACCTGAGTTAAAggaacaaaaaacaaaaacgAAAGAAATATTCCCTGCACCTTGTAAGAGAGTTAATGAATCCCAAATTCACAGTGAAagtgaagaatttcaaaattatcccaatattttctttaacTCTAGCGATACAATTGAAAAACAGGAAAATAATCTCGATATAAAGattgaatatttaaatgatttaattatttcaaacagAATAAATAACGAAATTCCCATGAAAGATGTACAAATGGAATGCAACACTATGAATTTGAgcgactctgaaaaaattaataaaagcaatgaaaatgaaaaaaataagtatGAATGTCTACCACAGAAACATGAAGCCACTCAATTAAATTTAATGAAGAAAGACCAAGATATGATACTTCAAAGAAACGAAAATCTactcaagaaaatagaaaaattgaataagGAAAAGCAATTCCAGGAAATTGAGCAagaaaaattaatcaatataattcaagaaaaagaaGTTATTATACTCGATATGAGAAATGAAAGAACATCTatagaaaatgagaaaaaagaaatacttgAACAAATAACTTACTTGAAAGAATTCACACATACTCAGATAACTGAATTAAAAGAAATATGTAAGATTTTCCTTGACAATAAATGTTGTATAGACGGTTTCAGCCACTATAAAGAAAATGCAGAAGAGAATCATCAACAGCCAGAAAAGGAAGAAggtaatctgaaaaatttcaatatcgaTCTATATAATCCACACGAATTGAAAGGACAAATAGAAAGTAGCATCCAGATGCTCAaacaaattatggtcaaactgaaAGACATATTGATCCAATCACAACATAagaatataaatttgaaaaaaactatatcaaaaattaatgttgaaatgcaagaaatcaaaaaagaatatgtgaagtttgaagaaatatttttcaaagaaattccaaagcaattgaaaatatttgaaacagacatttttcatcaaataaaaGAATTATATGAACCtaaaatagaattattcaacaaagaaattggagacaaaaatttaaaaatgcgCACATCGcgaaatgaattgaaagaatCTTGCCCAacgaatgaaaaacaaaaaatgacaaatgaaataaattatgtaGATAACAAAATAAGAGATGATTTCGTAAGTTTTGAAACTGTGTATTCAAATTCCAACAATACAAAAGATGACTTCAATAAACAACAGAAACACAAAGAAGATTTGAAGTTTAATGAAATAACTACGAAAGTCACAGAAATGCAAAATTGGAATTTCAACTCGATGCATGAAGGAAACAGAGgtaaaacacaaaaaaatactcaagataaatatattgaatttgcaaATACAGGTGAATGTAAGAGAGAACATAGATGGAAACAGCACAGAACCCGAGATTACGATAAAAGACGAAACATAGATTTGAACACATTAGGCTTAGAAACAACTGGTAGgtattaaaaaattatatcattctAAATCTTTTTGTAATTACCTTAGATCGTGAGTACGTAAATACTCATCGAAAATAACTCCAATCTACAATGCATACTAGTATAATATCTAGATCTAATATCGGCGCCGCAACTCAAAAAGTCGgatgtgtacagggtgggcaaatttcgatgttttagcactacaacttttgaaccagaggaaatagacaaaatctgatacccacttctcgatctctttttctgagaaactaacaagggtagtattcatttttggccaccttcttttgttttcgagttaaaagcgaaaattggaaaaatggcgatatcgaaaaacatttatatctccgctaatactgatgatagagctctgaaattaaaacattatacaggcactgttttacgtagaatccagtggcgtgctcgtatttccaaaagggtttttaattacgaagctatgacccaaagttatgttttttcaaatgggaacactagatttttgtgtcattttctgaaagcttgatttttcctgatttcaaaaatatataacatcgtatgattcggatcaatataaataatagaaaatggccaaaaacctcttttcacctaagagtctcaatatttctatggtttcaactgttgatgaacacagaaaaattgagctttctataacaagagcagtgtccttccgtcaatctgattatttctatgcttttcacttatttctacaaaattcgaatctagatatgttttataaatttttttatgtaaaaattgatttggaaataacgaagaaaccacaagatcgaatttttcaatcgaaagagttgtattgagatgcatgtatcaggagattatttacataggtctccagaatcaatacgcacaagtatcaatccattttaaacagcatatgaaacaatgcatatatgattgaacttttaattacgaagggacaaacaagaaataatatttaacctaataatgataacaattgcacaatgcacagtcgacacctcttctcgatatttcaatagatgaatatttgaaactgtgttcaagctacctaggaaactttttccaagttcgtttatcttttcgaaactatttgtataaaataaatatagattcgaattttgtagaaataagtgaaaagcatagaaataatcagattgacggaaggacactgctcttgttatagaaaggctcatcaacagttgaaaccatagaaatattgagactcttaagtaaaaaaaggtttttgaccattttctgttatttattttgatacgaatcatacgatgttatatatttttgaaatcaggaaaaattaagcttccagaaaatggcacaaaaatctagtgttcccatttgaaaaaacataactttgggtcatagcttcgtaattaaaaacccttttgaaaatacgagaacgccactggattctacgtaaaaaagtgcctgtataatatttgaatttcagagctctatcctcagtattagcggagatataaatgtttttcgatatcgccatttttccaattttcgcttttaactcgaaaacaaaagaaggtggccaaaaatgaatactacccttgttagtttctcagaaaaagagatcgagaagtgggtatcagattttgtctatttcctctggttcaaaagttgtagtgctaaaacatcgaaatttgcccaccctgtacagtgcatcccattttgggtgagacagccaggtttctcgcttgttatttaagatagagccttgcggttttcacgttccgttcctactttttcgtgaaactcaagttggccTAATGgaggtaatgatatatagggtgttccattaaaaaaaatatagatttgtgttgaatcttcaaaaccataccccgaaaaaaaatttgagtacgccactggattctacgcaaaattctgattgagacgtagtttttacatcagcattatttctaataacttcggagataagggaggggtccgaaaagtatcaatttccaaaatcaccctgtatctcttgaacggaaacagttatgcaaaatctgattagaccaacttgagttccacaaaaaagtaggacaggaacgtgaaaaccgcaaggctctatcttaaataacaagtgagaaacctggctgtctcacccaaaatgggatgcactgtacccCGAGCCTAAATTCAAACAAAAGGTTTATAAATGCatgatatattttatttcaaataatatttttctattttcagaATCCCTAGCAAACCAGAAATATCCACAGATGAATTCATAGATCTAAGAAAACCCGAACAAGAATTTTGATCACAATATTTTCTCAAGGGCgctttcagcagaaagatcggtgACGCAAGTTGCTCCGCTACTGATAGAGGTATCAGTTTGATAACGTTAGTATTATCTGCTTGACAGGTTGCTCATTTTCTTGACAGTGCCCTGATGTTTTAAGAAAAACAAGAT
It includes:
- the LOC123671127 gene encoding uncharacterized protein LOC123671127 isoform X2; translated protein: MRTSRNELKESCPTNEKQKMTNEINYVDNKIRDDFVSFETVYSNSNNTKDDFNKQQKHKEDLKFNEITTKVTEMQNWNFNSMHEGNRGECKREHRWKQHRTRDYDKRRNIDLNTLGLETTESLANQKYPQMNS
- the LOC123671127 gene encoding uncharacterized protein LOC123671127 isoform X1; the protein is MRTSRNELKESCPTNEKQKMTNEINYVDNKIRDDFVSFETVYSNSNNTKDDFNKQQKHKEDLKFNEITTKVTEMQNWNFNSMHEGNRGKTQKNTQDKYIEFANTGECKREHRWKQHRTRDYDKRRNIDLNTLGLETTESLANQKYPQMNS